One region of Wyeomyia smithii strain HCP4-BCI-WySm-NY-G18 chromosome 3, ASM2978416v1, whole genome shotgun sequence genomic DNA includes:
- the LOC129733045 gene encoding larval cuticle protein A2B-like codes for MCSKICILLLAFVGAIAAQNYHQHAEEKHGPVHYDFHYDIHDDHTGDMHGRKEERKDDHTQGEYYLIDADGYKRTVTYQVDGKSGFIAQVHREPIKGHQPAPKPVHKVLAVPVLHSYHH; via the exons ATGTGTTCTAAA ATCTGCATTCTACTACTGGCTTTCGTCGGTGCCATAGCAGCTCAAAATTATCATCAACATGCAGAGGAGAAACATGGTCCTGTGCACTACGACTTTCACTACGACATTCATGATGACCATACCGGTGATATGCATGGGCGCAAGGAGGAACGTAAAGATGACCATACCCAGGGAGAGTACTACCTGATTGATGCTGATGGTTACAAGCGAACGGTCACCTACCAGGTTGATGGCAAGAGCGGATTCATCGCTCAGGTGCATCGGGAACCAATCAAGGGACACCAGCCAGCTCCGAAACCAGTTCATAAGGTGTTAGCTGTCCCGGTACTACACTCTTATCACCATTAG
- the LOC129728493 gene encoding larval cuticle protein A2B-like — translation MYSKICILLLAFVGAIVAQNYHQHAEEEHGPVHYEFHYDIHDDHTGDVHGRKEARKDDHTQGEYYLIDADGYKRTVTYRVDDKSGFIAQVHREPIKGHQPAPKPVHKVLAVPVLHSYHH, via the exons ATGTATTCCAAA ATCTGCATTCTTCTATTGGCTTTCGTTGGTGCCATAGTAGCTCAAAATTATCATCAGCATGCAGAGGAGGAACATGGTCCTGTGCACTACGAGTTTCACTACGACATTCATGATGACCATACCGGTGATGTGCATGGCCGCAAGGAGGCTCGTAAGGATGACCATACACAGGGAGAGTACTACCTGATTGATGCTGATGGTTACAAACGAACGGTCACCTACCGGGTTGATGACAAGAGCGGATTCATCGCTCAGGTGCATCGGGAACCAATCAAGGGACACCAGCCAGCTCCGAAACCAGTTCATAAGGTGTTAGCTGTCCCGGTACTACACTCTTATCACCATTAG
- the LOC129733047 gene encoding larval cuticle protein A2B-like, with protein MYAKICILLLAFVSTIAAQNYHQHAEEEHGPVHYEFHYDIHDDHTGDVHGRKEARKDDHTQGEYYLIDADGYKRTVTYQVDGKSGFIAQVHREPIKGHQPAPKPVHKVLAVPILHAYHH; from the exons ATGTATGCCAAA ATCTGCATTCTACTATTGGCTTTCGTCAGCACCATAGCAGCTCAAAATTATCATCAACATGCAGAGGAGGAACATGGTCCTGTGCACTACGAGTTTCACTACGACATTCATGATGACCATACCGGCGATGTACATGGCCGCAAGGAGGCTCGTAAGGATGACCATACCCAGGGAGAGTACTACCTGATTGATGCTGATGGTTACAAGCGAACGGTCACCTACCAGGTTGATGGCAAGAGCGGATTCATCGCTCAGGTGcatcgagaaccaatcaagggACACCAGCCAGCTCCGAAACCAGTTCATAAGGTGTTAGCTGTCCCGATACTGCACGCTTATCACCATTAG